Part of the uncultured Anaeromusa sp. genome is shown below.
CTTCATGAAACACAATATTTATCACGCCTGCGACATTCGCGGCATTGCCGATAGGGATTTAGACGACGCGACAGTAACGGATATTGCCAGAGCGCTGGGCGTGATGTTAACCGGAAAAACCGTGGTGGTCGGCGGCGATATTCGTTTGTCTACGCCGCGTTTAAAGCCGATTTTATGCCGTGAACTGGCGGCTTCCGGCTGTCGGGTGCTGGACATTGGCACGGTGGCGACGCCGGTGTTTTATTATGCGCTGCGTCAAAGTGAAGCCGAAGGCGGCGTTATGATTACCGCCAGTCACAATCCGGCGCCCTATAACGGCTTTAAGCTGGTCTTGGGCCCGTTGCCGGTGAGAGAAGAAGAGGTGGCTCATATTGCCTCTTTGGTTGGGGAGAAAGCGTGCGTGCGTGCAGAGGGTTCGCTGGAAAGCTGGGACGTAGCCAAAGCCTATCTGCGGGATACCGCCGCCAAAGCCGCCCCGGGTAAACTGAAAGTAGTTGTCGACGCAGGCTGCGGGGCGACCGCGCCGTTTGCGCCTGCGTTGTATAATTCCTTAGGGTATGAGGTAGTCGATCTATATTGCGAGGCCGACGGGAATTTTCCTGGACGTGCGCCTAACCCGGCGTTAGCGGAAAATCTTGTCGCTTTGGGGCAAGCTGTGCGGCAGCATCAAGCGGCGCTGGGCGTAGCCTTTGACGGCGACGGCGACCGCGTAGGCTTTGTTGATGAAACAGGAGCCGCCATTGATAACGATTTGATCATGGTGTTGCTGGCGAGGCACTATCTGGAACAAAAAGGGCCTGGCGCGATCATTTATGACGCAAAATGCTCCATGGTTGTGCCGGAAGCAGTGGCGCAAGCGGGCGGCCGAGCCGTTATGGCCCGGGCGGGGCATACTTTCAGCAAACAAGCCTTCTTAGAGGAACAGGCGCTTTTTGCCGGTGAGATCAGCGGCCATTTCTTTCTGTCCGAGCTGGGCTATGACGACGGCATGTTTGCAGGACTCAAAGTCTGCGAATTTGTGGCCAGCCATGGCGCGTTATCTTCTTTAGTGAGTGAAATACCGCGCTATCCTTTGACCCCGGATATTCGCGTACCCTATGCCGGAGCAGACAAGGATGCGCTTTTGGATGAGGCGGCAGCCAAGCTGGAAACCTACCAACCAAACCGTATTGACGGCGTGCGTTTGGAATTTGCCGACGGCTGGGGGATGATTCGCGCCTCCGTGACAGAGCCTCTTTTTACGCTGCGCTTTGAAGCAAAATCGCAACAGCGTTTAGCGGAAATTGCGGAGCTTCTGGTGCAAGCCTTGCGGCCTGACGTAGGCACGGCTGTGCGCGCGAAGATTGTAGCCGCCGGAGTGTCCTTATGAGCGCGCAGGTGCATGTACTGGCCAGCGGCAGTACGGGGAATGCTACGTACGTCGCCCTGGGCGGAGCCAAGGTGCTTGTGGATGCAGGCATCAGCGCCCGGCGCATTCAAAAAGGCCTGGAATCCATCGGCGTAGCGGTGTCCGAGCTGGACGCCGTGGTGCTGACCCATGAGCATCGCGACCATGTGCTGGGGCTGGGAACCTTGACGCGGCGGCATGGCGTGCCGGTGTACGCCCGACCGGCAGCGTGGCAGGCGATGAAGGGCAAGGATAAAATGGAGGCGTCGTGTTGCAGGGAACTGCCGGAGCGCCTACATATTGGCGGCGTGGATATTCATACCTTTCCGATTTCTCATGACGCGGCAGATCCGGTAGGCTTTAATTTTTTTCATCATGATGTGAAATGCAGCGTGGCGACCGACTTGGGCTTTGCGACGGAAACGGTAGTGCGAGCGCTGGCGTATTCGGATATATTGGTGCTGGAAGCCAACCATGACGTAAACATGCTGGAAGGCGGCAGTTATCCCTGGCACTTAAAACAGCGTATTTTGAGTAACCGAGGCCATTTGTCTAACGACGCGGCGGCCTGGCTTTTGGCGAAGCTGCCGAAAAAAAAGCAGACCGAGGTATTTCTGGCCCATCTTAGCCAGGAAAATAATCGTCCCCAACTGGCTCTAGAAACGGTAGAAACCATCTTGCGCAGTCAAAGCGTGGGGGACGAAGAAAACAATATTCGCTTGCTGCTGACCTATCCAGATCAAATGACCAGCTTGTAAGGAGGTAAAAAGATGAGTTGGAAAGAAACCTATCGCCAATGGGCGCCCTTTTTTGTCATTGCCGTCATTGGCGCATTAATCGGCGGCGGCTTAGTCATGGCCTACGGCCAGAAATTTGCCGAAAAGCCGCCTGCGATGGCGCTGCAGGAAAGCGTTGTGATTCCCGGAGCGAATGCTACTAATGTCTCGGAGGCGCGTAATACCGCCATTGTCCGTGCGGCGCAAGCGGTAGGGCCAGCGGTAGTAGGCATTACCAACAAGGCGTACGCCCGCGACTTTTTCAACCGCAAGGTAGTCGTTGAGCGCGGCACCGGCTCCGGCGTGATTTTTGATAAGCGCGGCTACATCGCGACGAACTATCATGTAGTAGAAGAAGCCAAGGAAATTGTAGTTTCTCTGGCGGACGGCAGAACCGTGGACGGACGGGTGTTAGGCGTTGATCCTATTACGGATTTGGCCGTGGTAAAGATCGAGGCGGACAATTTGCCCGTAGCGGCGATGGGAGACAGCGATTCACTATTGGTTGGCGAACCGGCCATTGCCATCGGCAATCCGCTGGGCCTTGAATTTAAAGGCAGCGTTACGGCAGGCGTGATCAGCGCCGTGAACCGTTCCCTTGAAATTGGCGAGCGACGCTTCAAACTCATTCAGACCGATGCCGCCATCAATCCCGGCAATTCCGGCGGTGCGCTGGTCAACGCCGATGGCGTGGTGATTGGCATCAATAGCGCCAAAATTGCTAAAGAAGGCGTCGAAGGCATCGGCTTTTCCATTCCCATCAATACGGCCCGTCCTATTTTGCAATCCATCATCGATAAAGGGCGCGTCGTGCGTTCCTATCTGGGCATAGGCGTGCTGGACAAGAATACCGCCGCTCGCTACGGCTATGAGCTGAATACAGACCAAGGCGTGTACGTCGCCAAAGTGGATGCGCAGGGACCGGCTGCTAAAGCGGGGCTGCGTATTGGAGATTTGGTGCTCTCCATTAACGGCGTTGCCACCAATACCGTGGCTGAACTGCGCGGAACCATTGACAGCCTGGCGCCCGGAAGCCGCGCCGATGTGGTGCTGCAGCGCGGCGGACGCAATATCACCGTGAACATTCTCTTTGAAGAAACTCCGGCGGCGCAATAATGCATATTACCATCGCCGCTGTCGGCAAAATCAAAGAAAAATACCTTACCATGGGTATCGCGGAATTCACCAAACGCCTGGGGCCTTTCTGCAAGCTCTCCATTGTCGAAGTGGACGAAGAAAAGCTGCCCGACCGTCCATCGGACGCCGAGCGCGCTCAGGCGTTGGTCAAAGAAGGCGAGCGCCTCTTAAAGCATGTTCGGGACAATAGCTATTGCATCGTTCTCGATGTATTTGGACAGAACCTGTCCTCCGAAGAACTCTCCGCCCATATCGACCGCTGCGCTCTTGATGGCAAAAGCGACATTGTCTTCCTCATCGGCGGCGCTTTCGGCTTGGCTCCGCAGCTGCGCCAACGGGCCAATCTCAAACTCTCCTTCTCTCGCATGACCTTTACCCACCAAATGGTAAGATTGCTGCTGGTGGAACAGGTTTATCGGGCGTACAAGATTAGCCGGGGAGAACCGTATCATTGGTAATGAGGCCGTTGATAATCACCCATCTCCGTTGTTGCTGTTCCGGGAGCGCGCTTGCCGTACGTAACTGTACTGTCTGCGCGCGCTTCCTCGCAGCTGCCTAGTATCTGGGCAATTCTGAACGGCCTCAGGGAGACGTATAAAAATGATACGAAACGGCAAAATTCCTGCAAAATGTTTTTAACATTTGCAGGAATTTTGTGTTTTTATGTAAAAAGCTATTTAGAGACAGGGATTGAAAACAATGCATTAAAGGAATGATAGACGGAGTGGTAATAAGATGTTGACAGAAAAGGAAGGTCCCTACTGTCTATGTTTAGAAAGCTATGTTAATAATTAAGGGGTGTAATTATTGAGTTCAATATCATTTGTACATTTATCTGATATTCATTTTACACGTTATAGTGGTGATGCATACGATCTTGATCAAGATCTGAGAAATGAGTTATTTAGAGATATAAATCAGAACGCAAAGCAGAATTTAACAAATATTAAAGGTGTTTTAGTTTGTGGTGATATTGCTTTTTGTGGTCAGTCACCAGAATATAAAGTAGCCTCAGAGTTTCTTTCGGAGGTTTGCGATAGTATCGGGA
Proteins encoded:
- the rlmH gene encoding 23S rRNA (pseudouridine(1915)-N(3))-methyltransferase RlmH — encoded protein: MHITIAAVGKIKEKYLTMGIAEFTKRLGPFCKLSIVEVDEEKLPDRPSDAERAQALVKEGERLLKHVRDNSYCIVLDVFGQNLSSEELSAHIDRCALDGKSDIVFLIGGAFGLAPQLRQRANLKLSFSRMTFTHQMVRLLLVEQVYRAYKISRGEPYHW
- a CDS encoding phosphomannomutase/phosphoglucomutase, whose product is MKHNIYHACDIRGIADRDLDDATVTDIARALGVMLTGKTVVVGGDIRLSTPRLKPILCRELAASGCRVLDIGTVATPVFYYALRQSEAEGGVMITASHNPAPYNGFKLVLGPLPVREEEVAHIASLVGEKACVRAEGSLESWDVAKAYLRDTAAKAAPGKLKVVVDAGCGATAPFAPALYNSLGYEVVDLYCEADGNFPGRAPNPALAENLVALGQAVRQHQAALGVAFDGDGDRVGFVDETGAAIDNDLIMVLLARHYLEQKGPGAIIYDAKCSMVVPEAVAQAGGRAVMARAGHTFSKQAFLEEQALFAGEISGHFFLSELGYDDGMFAGLKVCEFVASHGALSSLVSEIPRYPLTPDIRVPYAGADKDALLDEAAAKLETYQPNRIDGVRLEFADGWGMIRASVTEPLFTLRFEAKSQQRLAEIAELLVQALRPDVGTAVRAKIVAAGVSL
- a CDS encoding MBL fold metallo-hydrolase; protein product: MSAQVHVLASGSTGNATYVALGGAKVLVDAGISARRIQKGLESIGVAVSELDAVVLTHEHRDHVLGLGTLTRRHGVPVYARPAAWQAMKGKDKMEASCCRELPERLHIGGVDIHTFPISHDAADPVGFNFFHHDVKCSVATDLGFATETVVRALAYSDILVLEANHDVNMLEGGSYPWHLKQRILSNRGHLSNDAAAWLLAKLPKKKQTEVFLAHLSQENNRPQLALETVETILRSQSVGDEENNIRLLLTYPDQMTSL
- a CDS encoding trypsin-like peptidase domain-containing protein, coding for MSWKETYRQWAPFFVIAVIGALIGGGLVMAYGQKFAEKPPAMALQESVVIPGANATNVSEARNTAIVRAAQAVGPAVVGITNKAYARDFFNRKVVVERGTGSGVIFDKRGYIATNYHVVEEAKEIVVSLADGRTVDGRVLGVDPITDLAVVKIEADNLPVAAMGDSDSLLVGEPAIAIGNPLGLEFKGSVTAGVISAVNRSLEIGERRFKLIQTDAAINPGNSGGALVNADGVVIGINSAKIAKEGVEGIGFSIPINTARPILQSIIDKGRVVRSYLGIGVLDKNTAARYGYELNTDQGVYVAKVDAQGPAAKAGLRIGDLVLSINGVATNTVAELRGTIDSLAPGSRADVVLQRGGRNITVNILFEETPAAQ